A window of the Streptomyces luomodiensis genome harbors these coding sequences:
- a CDS encoding EI24 domain-containing protein: MRDLARGFGYLLKGQRWVARHGRWWGFGMIPALITVVGYAAALVVLFFWTDDVIAWATPFADDWSAPWLGVFRGALSILFVATCLFLAIISFTAVTLLVGQPFYESLSEQVDRSEGGTVPDSGMSVWAELWIGLREAIALLIRVTLWSVLFFALGFIPAVGQTVVPVLAFCVTGFFLTEEVTSIALLRRGVLLTERRRMLRSRRLLSLGFGVPLALLYLLPLVAVFLMPGAVAGGTLLVRDLTGENEEIPQGETAAGPAGALNGA, translated from the coding sequence ATGCGTGATCTTGCGAGAGGCTTCGGCTATCTGTTGAAGGGACAACGCTGGGTGGCCCGGCACGGGAGATGGTGGGGGTTCGGGATGATCCCCGCCCTGATCACCGTCGTCGGCTACGCGGCGGCCCTCGTCGTCCTCTTCTTCTGGACCGATGACGTCATCGCCTGGGCCACGCCCTTCGCCGACGACTGGTCCGCGCCCTGGCTCGGCGTCTTCCGCGGCGCCCTGTCGATCCTCTTCGTCGCCACCTGCCTCTTCCTGGCCATCATCAGCTTCACCGCGGTCACCCTCCTGGTCGGCCAGCCCTTCTACGAGTCGCTCTCCGAACAGGTCGACCGCTCCGAGGGCGGTACGGTCCCCGACTCCGGCATGTCGGTCTGGGCGGAGCTGTGGATCGGCCTGCGCGAGGCCATCGCGCTGCTCATCCGCGTGACCCTGTGGAGCGTGCTGTTCTTCGCGCTCGGCTTCATCCCGGCCGTCGGCCAGACCGTGGTCCCCGTGCTGGCCTTCTGCGTGACCGGTTTCTTCCTCACCGAGGAGGTGACCTCGATCGCCCTGCTGCGCCGGGGCGTCCTCCTCACGGAGCGCCGCCGCATGCTCCGCTCCCGCCGCCTCCTCAGCCTCGGCTTCGGCGTTCCTCTGGCCCTCCTCTACCTCCTCCCCCTGGTCGCGGTCTTCCTGATGCCGGGCGCCGTCGCGGGCGGGACCCTGCTCGTACGCGACCTGACGGGCGAGAACGAGGAGATCCCGCAGGGCGAGACCGCGGCGGGCCCGGCGGGCGCCCTCAACGGGGCGTAG